A single window of Halobacterium jilantaiense DNA harbors:
- a CDS encoding rubrerythrin-like domain-containing protein: MGASTAHGRRTYECVNCAERTTSDEYVGECPSCGGRMRNIAVPRAQ, encoded by the coding sequence ATGGGAGCGAGTACAGCCCACGGCCGACGGACGTACGAGTGCGTGAACTGCGCGGAGCGAACGACCAGCGACGAGTACGTCGGCGAGTGCCCGTCGTGTGGCGGCCGCATGCGCAACATCGCCGTGCCGCGAGCCCAGTAG
- a CDS encoding mandelate racemase/muconate lactonizing enzyme family protein, whose translation MIRPFSLDLSRPLSTASGTIDARTGFLFDREGGLGESTPLPGWTEPHGACGEALREAADAADWDAALAACEGTPAARHGVSLARLDASARRTDRSLARELGDDPADAVPVNATVGDGSVEATGDAVADAADAGFETVKVKVGARPVEEDVARLRAASEAADVTLRADANGAWSAKQTRRIADDLAEIDLEYLEQPISASTLDGYRGIDAVDVALDEALVHHDLDAVLDVADYVVLKPMALGGVDRAREAAVRARDAGVEPVFTTTIDAAVARAAAVHLAASVPDVPTCGLATADRLADDLAADPTPVADGHIRVPDGPGHGVEVERDA comes from the coding sequence ATGATACGGCCGTTCTCTCTGGACCTGTCTCGGCCGCTGTCGACGGCCTCGGGGACCATCGACGCCCGTACGGGGTTCCTCTTCGACCGCGAGGGTGGCCTCGGCGAGTCGACGCCGCTCCCCGGCTGGACGGAGCCCCACGGGGCGTGCGGCGAGGCGCTCCGCGAGGCCGCCGACGCCGCCGACTGGGACGCAGCACTCGCCGCCTGCGAGGGTACGCCTGCCGCCCGTCACGGCGTCTCCCTCGCCCGACTCGACGCCAGCGCGAGACGCACAGACCGGTCGCTGGCGCGCGAACTCGGTGACGACCCCGCCGACGCCGTCCCGGTGAACGCGACGGTCGGCGACGGTAGCGTCGAAGCCACCGGAGACGCGGTGGCAGACGCGGCCGACGCCGGCTTCGAGACGGTGAAGGTGAAAGTCGGTGCGCGCCCGGTCGAAGAGGACGTCGCCCGGCTTCGGGCCGCCAGCGAGGCGGCGGACGTGACGCTGCGCGCGGACGCGAACGGCGCGTGGAGCGCGAAGCAGACCCGGCGAATCGCGGACGACCTGGCCGAAATCGACTTGGAGTACCTCGAACAGCCAATCTCGGCGTCGACGCTCGACGGCTACCGCGGCATCGACGCCGTCGACGTCGCCCTCGACGAGGCACTCGTCCACCACGACCTCGACGCCGTCCTCGACGTTGCGGACTACGTCGTCCTCAAGCCGATGGCGCTCGGCGGCGTCGACCGCGCCCGCGAGGCCGCCGTCCGCGCCCGGGACGCCGGCGTCGAGCCAGTGTTTACGACGACCATCGACGCGGCCGTCGCGCGCGCCGCGGCCGTCCACCTCGCCGCCAGCGTCCCGGACGTTCCGACCTGCGGGCTCGCCACGGCGGACCGACTGGCCGACGACCTCGCGGCCGACCCGACGCCGGTCGCCGACGGCCACATTCGGGTCCCTGACGGTCCGGGGCACGGCGTGGAGGTCGAACGCGATGCGTGA
- a CDS encoding NRDE family protein, with the protein MCTLAFAWREFEDAPLVVAANRDEALGRPAEPPAVRPDHPGILMPRDGEAGGTWMGVTDDGLFVGITNRRADVEGDRSRGLLVRDALGAESATEAAELVARELDERPYSGFNLVLADSEDCLLSVWDGSLERHELDPGVHVVVNAGFDEGTEKSRDVRAPLTGHESTAEWLSAAKSALRSHETGACVHRDGYGTRSSSLVTLAADGSVAYEFADGPPCEAAYEPVNDQL; encoded by the coding sequence GTGTGTACGCTCGCGTTCGCCTGGCGAGAGTTCGAGGACGCGCCGCTCGTCGTGGCGGCCAACCGCGACGAGGCGCTCGGTCGACCGGCGGAGCCGCCGGCCGTCCGGCCCGACCACCCCGGAATCCTGATGCCGCGGGACGGGGAAGCCGGCGGCACGTGGATGGGGGTCACGGACGACGGGCTGTTCGTCGGCATCACGAACCGGCGGGCTGACGTCGAGGGCGACCGGTCTCGGGGGCTGCTCGTGCGGGACGCGCTCGGGGCCGAGAGCGCCACCGAAGCGGCCGAGCTGGTGGCGCGCGAGTTGGACGAGCGGCCGTACTCGGGGTTCAATCTGGTGCTGGCCGACAGCGAGGACTGCCTGCTGTCCGTCTGGGACGGCAGCCTCGAACGCCACGAGCTCGACCCCGGTGTCCACGTCGTCGTGAACGCCGGCTTCGACGAGGGGACGGAGAAGTCCCGCGACGTCCGGGCACCCCTCACTGGCCACGAGTCGACCGCCGAGTGGCTGTCGGCCGCGAAGTCGGCGCTCCGGAGTCACGAGACCGGCGCGTGCGTCCACCGGGACGGCTACGGGACGCGGTCGTCGTCGCTCGTGACGCTGGCGGCCGACGGCAGCGTCGCCTACGAGTTCGCAGACGGGCCGCCGTGCGAAGCGGCGTACGAACCCGTGAACGACCAGCTTTAA
- the menD gene encoding 2-succinyl-5-enolpyruvyl-6-hydroxy-3-cyclohexene-1-carboxylic-acid synthase, translated as MTVPNRNTLWGRAVAEELARAGVDGVCVCPGSRSTPLTVAVDAHDDLTVYSHLDERSAAFFALGRGKRTGEPTAVVTTSGTATANLHPAVMEANQARVPLLVLTADRPPELRDSGANQTVDQQKLYGDAVRHYRDLPEPEADDRKLRSLRTAVCRAVGETTGANPGPVHLNAPFRKPLEPTEVPGDVPEGFADDHPLAASGRDGRPFVSVDHALATPRASTLDALADAAGNADRGLLVAGPDDGGLSADAASALADATGFPLFADPLSDLRFGPHVADAPVVGGYDGLLATDAPALDPEPEFVLRFGASPTSKPLRKALAASDARQVVVDPAGEWREAEFTAADLVVADPDETARALADRVESGPGAWTERVLDREADYWQTVAAFEPDAFLEGDVSRVVAADAPDPATVFVSNSMPVRDFDRFAEPRSADLTVLGNRGASGIDGVVSSALGAGSATDEPLVVLTGDLAYYHDSNGLLALERCGVDATVVLVNNDGGGIFHMLPIESFDPPFTGQFKTPHGLDFAPTGDTYDLEFARVESVDGFRTAYRDSVGAPGTQVIEVETDAAASHRERERLQSAVGER; from the coding sequence ATGACGGTCCCGAACCGGAACACCCTCTGGGGGCGCGCCGTCGCCGAGGAGCTCGCGCGAGCCGGCGTCGACGGCGTCTGCGTCTGCCCGGGCAGCCGGTCGACGCCGCTGACGGTCGCCGTCGACGCCCACGACGACCTCACGGTGTACTCGCACCTCGACGAGCGCTCGGCGGCGTTCTTCGCGCTCGGCCGCGGGAAGCGCACTGGCGAACCGACGGCCGTCGTCACCACGTCTGGGACCGCCACCGCGAACCTCCACCCGGCTGTGATGGAAGCGAATCAGGCCCGCGTCCCGCTGCTCGTGTTGACCGCCGACCGCCCGCCGGAACTCCGGGATTCGGGCGCGAACCAGACCGTCGACCAGCAGAAGCTCTACGGGGACGCTGTCCGGCACTACCGGGACCTCCCAGAGCCCGAGGCCGACGACCGGAAGCTGCGCTCGCTGCGGACGGCCGTCTGTCGGGCCGTCGGCGAGACGACGGGCGCGAACCCCGGCCCGGTCCACCTGAACGCCCCGTTCCGGAAGCCCCTGGAGCCGACCGAGGTGCCGGGCGACGTGCCCGAGGGTTTCGCCGACGACCACCCGCTCGCTGCGAGCGGGCGGGACGGTCGGCCGTTCGTGTCGGTCGACCACGCACTGGCCACCCCGCGAGCGTCGACGCTCGACGCGCTGGCCGACGCGGCCGGGAACGCCGACCGCGGCCTGCTCGTCGCCGGCCCCGATGACGGCGGGCTCTCTGCCGACGCCGCGAGCGCGCTTGCTGACGCGACCGGCTTCCCCCTGTTCGCCGACCCGCTCTCGGACCTGCGATTCGGCCCGCACGTCGCGGACGCGCCGGTCGTCGGCGGCTACGACGGCCTGCTCGCGACGGACGCGCCCGCGCTCGACCCGGAGCCGGAGTTCGTCCTGCGGTTCGGAGCCTCTCCGACCTCGAAGCCGCTCCGGAAGGCCCTCGCGGCCAGCGACGCCCGGCAGGTCGTCGTGGACCCGGCCGGTGAGTGGCGGGAGGCCGAGTTCACGGCCGCCGACCTCGTCGTCGCCGACCCGGACGAGACGGCCCGCGCACTCGCCGACCGCGTCGAATCTGGGCCCGGAGCCTGGACCGAGCGCGTCCTCGACCGGGAGGCCGACTACTGGCAGACGGTCGCGGCGTTCGAACCCGACGCGTTCCTCGAAGGCGACGTGTCCCGCGTGGTCGCCGCTGACGCGCCCGACCCGGCGACGGTGTTCGTCTCGAACAGCATGCCGGTCCGGGACTTCGACCGCTTCGCCGAGCCCCGCAGCGCCGACCTCACCGTGCTCGGGAACCGCGGCGCGTCGGGCATCGACGGCGTCGTCTCCTCGGCGCTGGGTGCCGGCAGCGCGACCGACGAGCCGCTGGTCGTGCTGACCGGCGACCTCGCGTACTACCACGACTCGAACGGCCTGCTCGCACTGGAGCGCTGCGGCGTCGACGCGACGGTCGTGCTCGTGAACAACGACGGGGGCGGCATCTTCCACATGCTCCCAATCGAGTCCTTCGACCCGCCGTTCACGGGCCAGTTCAAGACCCCTCACGGCCTGGACTTCGCGCCGACCGGCGACACCTACGACTTGGAGTTCGCGCGCGTCGAGTCAGTCGACGGCTTCCGCACGGCGTACCGGGACTCCGTGGGCGCGCCCGGGACGCAGGTCATCGAGGTGGAGACCGACGCCGCCGCGAGCCACCGGGAGCGCGAGCGCCTCCAGTCAGCCGTCGGCGAGCGCTGA
- a CDS encoding 1,4-dihydroxy-2-naphthoate polyprenyltransferase: protein MTETADVSRREAWLIAARPHTLPAAAAPVAVGTGLAVHAEVLAVLPALAAFVGAALIQVGTNFANDYYDAVQGADTEDREGFTRVTAGGLIEPERVKQATYATFALAVLVGVYLVYVGGLPILVIGLLSVASGFAYTGGPYPLGYHGLGDLFVFLFFGVIAVTGTFYVQAAAVLADPLATAIPTGTLPLAAVVASLPVAAISTNIIVVNNVRDKDEDETTGKRTLAVRFGYRFSRLEYAGLLGLAYVTPVWFYLEGYSPAVFLPLLTLPLAASVTQTIFERTDGDALNPALTRTGQLLAAYSGLFAVGLAL from the coding sequence ATGACCGAGACAGCTGACGTCTCTCGGCGGGAGGCGTGGCTCATCGCCGCACGCCCGCACACGCTACCGGCCGCCGCCGCCCCCGTCGCCGTCGGAACGGGGCTTGCGGTCCACGCCGAGGTGCTCGCCGTGTTGCCCGCGCTCGCGGCGTTCGTCGGCGCGGCGCTCATCCAGGTCGGGACGAACTTTGCGAACGACTACTACGACGCCGTGCAGGGCGCTGACACCGAGGACCGCGAGGGGTTCACGCGCGTCACGGCCGGCGGCCTCATCGAGCCGGAGCGCGTCAAGCAGGCGACGTATGCGACGTTCGCCCTCGCCGTCCTCGTCGGCGTCTACCTCGTCTACGTCGGCGGCCTGCCGATTCTCGTCATCGGCCTGCTGTCCGTCGCGTCCGGGTTCGCGTACACCGGCGGCCCCTACCCGCTGGGGTACCACGGCCTCGGCGACCTGTTCGTGTTCCTGTTCTTTGGCGTCATCGCCGTCACGGGAACGTTCTACGTGCAGGCCGCCGCCGTGCTCGCCGACCCGCTGGCGACGGCGATTCCGACAGGGACGCTCCCGCTGGCCGCGGTCGTCGCCAGCCTCCCTGTGGCAGCCATCTCCACGAACATCATCGTCGTGAACAACGTCCGGGACAAGGACGAGGACGAGACGACCGGCAAGCGCACGCTCGCAGTCCGGTTCGGCTACCGGTTCTCGCGGCTGGAGTACGCGGGCCTGCTCGGCCTCGCGTACGTCACGCCAGTCTGGTTCTACCTCGAGGGATACAGCCCGGCGGTGTTCCTCCCGCTGCTCACGCTCCCGCTCGCCGCCTCGGTCACGCAGACGATCTTCGAGCGGACTGACGGGGACGCCCTGAACCCCGCGCTCACCCGGACCGGTCAGCTGCTGGCGGCGTACTCGGGGCTGTTCGCCGTGGGGCTGGCGCTATGA
- a CDS encoding twin-arginine translocation signal domain-containing protein has translation MSEHWPVVFERMSGNDSAEDGPQSSRRSVLKAGGAATVASLFGVSGSAVARQNGDTQGGMSAWVFNDEVRPGAAFRVASPELADQPNVNEAVAGALPSGSTTRIIEYFNTQEEATLLLPEDADVEAGQRYQFTETMTFVEGASGEGLVRVEFQPIENDEFSFDLVESDEIELLDEGGEGAVRPRNFSAGSIFRVTSGPQGWVPDDIEQSGYFTEYNTLHGEYLGTDDEFLFFPQEDAEVETDALYTVEQEWEMFDPVGNLVAVEFDRVEEDSVPVDEEYL, from the coding sequence ATGAGCGAACACTGGCCCGTGGTGTTCGAACGAATGTCCGGAAACGACAGTGCAGAGGACGGTCCACAGAGTTCGCGTCGAAGCGTGCTGAAAGCCGGCGGTGCCGCGACAGTCGCCTCCCTGTTCGGAGTCTCCGGGAGCGCCGTCGCCCGGCAGAACGGCGACACCCAGGGCGGGATGTCCGCCTGGGTGTTCAACGACGAGGTACGCCCGGGTGCCGCCTTCCGCGTCGCGTCCCCGGAGCTCGCCGACCAGCCGAACGTGAACGAAGCTGTTGCCGGCGCGCTCCCCTCGGGGTCGACGACCCGGATAATCGAGTACTTCAACACGCAGGAAGAGGCGACTCTGCTGTTGCCAGAGGACGCCGACGTCGAAGCGGGACAACGCTACCAGTTCACCGAGACGATGACGTTCGTCGAGGGCGCGAGCGGCGAGGGGCTCGTCCGGGTCGAGTTCCAGCCGATCGAGAACGACGAGTTCTCCTTCGACCTCGTCGAGAGTGACGAGATCGAACTCCTCGACGAGGGCGGAGAGGGAGCCGTTCGCCCGCGGAACTTCTCCGCCGGGTCGATTTTTCGCGTGACCTCGGGGCCACAGGGCTGGGTGCCTGACGACATCGAGCAGAGCGGCTACTTCACCGAGTACAACACGCTGCACGGCGAGTACCTCGGGACCGACGACGAGTTCCTGTTCTTCCCGCAGGAGGACGCCGAGGTGGAGACCGACGCGCTCTACACCGTGGAGCAGGAGTGGGAGATGTTCGACCCAGTGGGGAACCTCGTCGCCGTAGAGTTCGACCGCGTCGAGGAGGACAGCGTCCCCGTCGACGAGGAGTACCTCTGA
- a CDS encoding class I adenylate-forming enzyme family protein: MRDEVHLQAAANPDRTALVDAETDRAWTYADLDDAVAETAGRLAALGVEAGDRVAVLLETRPAFVRLVFAAARLGAVLVPLNARLSREELVQQADAVSPVLVVCGADTDANADALSPPAVSVDDSQQVRSLAGVDPAPVDPVASAWTDTRLLLFTSGTTGAPKAVRLTYGNFGASAVASAFRLGVLPDDRWLCPLSMYHTGGLSVVLRSALYGTTAVLVRTPGFDPAAVRDALGDYDCTGVSLVPTMLDRLLEAGGCPETLRFALVGGAPTPPELAERALDAGVPVCPTYGATETASQVATLRPEQVPVRSDSVGRPLLGTTVTALDEDGEPVEPGETGALAVSGPTVTPGYVSADATTDRFCEYGLLTGDRGWLDDEGFLHVGGRQSDQIVTGGENVHPAEVADVLRDHPDVGDVAVVGVPDDEWGETVGALVVPAPESGRAALSVDALRSVCEGRLAGYKHPRVVAVVDELPRTPSGTVDRAAARDCLVGDT, from the coding sequence ATGCGTGACGAGGTCCACCTGCAGGCGGCCGCGAACCCCGACCGGACCGCGCTCGTGGACGCCGAGACGGACCGCGCGTGGACGTACGCCGACCTCGACGACGCCGTCGCGGAGACCGCCGGACGGCTCGCCGCACTCGGCGTCGAAGCCGGCGACCGCGTCGCGGTGCTGCTGGAGACGCGGCCGGCGTTCGTCCGGCTGGTGTTCGCGGCTGCGCGGCTCGGGGCCGTCCTCGTCCCGCTGAACGCCCGCCTCTCTCGGGAAGAACTCGTCCAGCAGGCGGACGCAGTGAGCCCGGTGCTGGTCGTCTGCGGGGCCGACACCGACGCGAACGCGGACGCGCTGTCGCCGCCAGCGGTCAGCGTCGACGACAGCCAGCAGGTGCGGAGCCTCGCGGGCGTCGACCCCGCTCCCGTCGACCCCGTCGCGTCGGCGTGGACCGACACCCGGCTCCTGCTGTTCACGTCGGGGACCACGGGCGCGCCGAAGGCGGTCCGGCTGACGTACGGGAACTTCGGCGCGAGCGCCGTCGCGTCCGCGTTCCGCCTCGGCGTGCTCCCGGACGACCGCTGGCTGTGCCCGCTGTCGATGTACCACACGGGCGGGCTCTCGGTCGTCCTGCGATCGGCGCTGTACGGAACGACGGCAGTGCTCGTGCGGACACCGGGGTTCGACCCGGCGGCGGTTCGGGACGCCCTCGGCGACTACGACTGCACCGGTGTTTCGCTGGTGCCGACGATGCTCGATAGGCTGCTGGAGGCCGGGGGCTGTCCCGAGACGCTGCGGTTCGCGCTCGTCGGCGGCGCGCCGACGCCGCCCGAGCTGGCCGAGCGCGCACTGGACGCCGGCGTCCCGGTCTGCCCGACGTACGGCGCGACCGAGACCGCGTCCCAGGTGGCGACGCTCCGGCCCGAGCAGGTGCCTGTCCGCTCGGACAGCGTCGGGCGGCCGCTGCTCGGCACCACGGTCACGGCCCTCGACGAGGACGGCGAGCCGGTCGAACCGGGAGAGACCGGTGCACTCGCCGTCTCGGGGCCGACGGTGACGCCCGGATACGTATCAGCGGACGCGACGACCGATCGGTTCTGCGAGTACGGGCTCCTGACCGGGGACCGCGGCTGGCTGGACGACGAGGGCTTCCTGCACGTCGGCGGCCGGCAGTCCGACCAGATTGTCACGGGCGGGGAGAACGTCCACCCCGCCGAGGTCGCCGACGTGCTCCGCGACCACCCCGATGTCGGCGACGTGGCCGTCGTCGGCGTGCCGGACGACGAGTGGGGGGAGACGGTCGGCGCGCTCGTCGTCCCGGCTCCTGAAAGTGGCCGGGCGGCACTGTCGGTCGACGCACTCCGGTCAGTCTGCGAGGGGCGACTCGCGGGCTACAAGCACCCGCGCGTGGTCGCCGTCGTCGACGAACTCCCGCGGACGCCGTCGGGGACGGTCGACCGGGCGGCGGCCAGAGACTGCCTGGTCGGCGACACCTAA
- a CDS encoding 1,4-dihydroxy-2-naphthoyl-CoA synthase encodes MVSDTFDADAWTTVDGFDFDDITYHRGVDVPAVRIAFDRPDVRNAFRPGTVDELYTALDHARKQANVGCVLLTGNGPSSKDGGWAFCAGGDQSVRGDSGYEYRGDDEAASDDDPQVREAKAGRLHILEVQRLIRTMPKPVVAVVPGWAVGGGHSLHVVCDMTLASREHAKFKQTDPDVASFDGGFGSAYLAKQVGQKKAREIFFLGKTYDAEEAADMGMINEAVPHDELEATALEWADEMTGKSPTAMRMLKYAFNMTDDGMVGQQTFAGEATRLAYMTDEAQEGRDAFLEGRDPDFDDYPWHY; translated from the coding sequence ATGGTCTCGGACACCTTCGACGCCGACGCGTGGACGACCGTCGACGGCTTCGACTTCGACGACATCACGTACCACCGCGGGGTCGACGTGCCGGCCGTCCGCATCGCCTTCGACCGCCCCGACGTCCGGAACGCGTTCCGGCCGGGCACGGTCGACGAACTGTACACGGCCCTCGACCACGCGCGCAAGCAGGCCAACGTCGGGTGTGTCCTCCTGACTGGCAACGGCCCGTCCTCGAAGGACGGCGGCTGGGCGTTCTGCGCGGGCGGCGACCAGTCCGTGCGGGGCGACTCGGGCTACGAGTACCGCGGCGACGACGAAGCCGCCAGCGACGACGACCCCCAGGTCCGGGAAGCGAAGGCCGGTCGGCTGCACATCCTCGAAGTCCAGCGGCTCATCCGTACGATGCCGAAGCCAGTGGTCGCTGTCGTCCCCGGGTGGGCGGTCGGCGGCGGCCACAGTCTCCACGTCGTCTGTGACATGACGCTCGCGAGCCGCGAGCACGCCAAGTTCAAGCAGACCGACCCGGACGTCGCGAGCTTCGACGGCGGCTTCGGGTCGGCGTACCTCGCCAAGCAGGTCGGCCAGAAGAAGGCCCGCGAGATATTCTTCCTCGGGAAGACCTACGACGCCGAAGAGGCCGCCGACATGGGGATGATCAACGAGGCCGTGCCGCACGACGAACTGGAGGCGACGGCCCTGGAGTGGGCCGACGAGATGACCGGGAAGTCCCCCACGGCGATGCGGATGCTGAAGTACGCGTTCAACATGACCGACGACGGCATGGTCGGCCAGCAGACGTTCGCCGGTGAGGCCACGCGGCTCGCGTACATGACTGACGAAGCCCAGGAGGGCCGGGACGCCTTCCTCGAAGGACGGGACCCGGACTTCGACGACTACCCCTGGCACTACTGA
- a CDS encoding sensor histidine kinase, with protein MTLLGGVSSSRPAWRLVEFAVVLAAAVVVEAVVRVATGVGLTLPFLAGLVTLLPFLAGIAYAGQWLADSKVDAARHGRVLRWTTSSAAASVVVNVVLMAVLPVASTMQAVAWLRWALVIGAGVGALIGVTEARAVQHASDAARSETRAAHFERERDRLDYLNSLLRHEILNATNEISGYARLLHESHEPGSRVHEFSGRIDSRTSALTSVIDDVSVLLQASREPDDVGTVDAVAVVLDETARLEDTYDAADVSVDAPATATVAADCLVSRAVRALLENAVVHDDATETSVSVTVDASVDWVTVRVRDDSGGISEDAVESLFERPSRRTADHQLGLYTATKLVEGYGGDLELVETGDDGSTFEVRLPAAGSNPTVEPQHGPKQPVDLG; from the coding sequence GTGACACTGCTCGGGGGGGTGTCGTCGAGCCGGCCCGCTTGGCGGCTCGTCGAATTCGCCGTTGTGCTGGCGGCAGCGGTCGTCGTCGAGGCCGTGGTTCGGGTAGCTACGGGAGTCGGCCTCACCCTCCCGTTCCTCGCAGGGCTCGTGACGTTGCTGCCGTTTCTGGCCGGAATCGCGTACGCCGGCCAGTGGCTGGCGGACTCGAAGGTGGACGCCGCCCGCCACGGTCGCGTGCTCCGGTGGACGACCAGTTCGGCAGCCGCGTCGGTCGTGGTGAACGTCGTGTTGATGGCCGTGCTGCCGGTCGCGTCGACGATGCAGGCGGTCGCGTGGCTGCGGTGGGCGCTAGTCATCGGCGCTGGCGTCGGCGCGCTCATCGGCGTCACCGAGGCCCGAGCCGTCCAGCACGCCAGCGACGCCGCGCGCAGCGAGACGCGCGCGGCGCACTTCGAGCGCGAACGGGACCGCCTCGACTACCTGAACAGCCTGCTCCGCCACGAGATTCTCAACGCCACCAACGAAATCTCGGGGTACGCCAGACTGCTCCACGAGAGCCACGAGCCGGGCAGTCGCGTCCACGAGTTCAGCGGCCGCATCGACAGCCGAACGAGCGCGCTCACGTCCGTCATCGACGACGTCAGCGTGCTCCTGCAGGCGTCCCGGGAGCCGGACGACGTCGGCACCGTGGACGCGGTGGCCGTCGTCCTCGACGAGACCGCGCGGCTGGAGGACACCTACGACGCCGCGGACGTCTCCGTGGACGCGCCGGCCACGGCGACGGTGGCGGCCGACTGCCTCGTCTCCCGGGCAGTCCGCGCTCTGCTGGAGAACGCCGTGGTCCACGACGACGCGACCGAAACCAGCGTCTCGGTCACGGTCGACGCGAGCGTGGACTGGGTGACAGTCCGGGTGCGAGACGACAGCGGCGGTATCTCCGAGGACGCAGTCGAGTCGCTGTTCGAGCGCCCGTCGCGACGGACCGCCGACCACCAGCTCGGGCTCTACACCGCCACGAAACTCGTGGAGGGATACGGCGGTGACCTCGAACTGGTCGAGACCGGCGACGACGGGTCGACGTTCGAGGTGCGGCTACCGGCTGCAGGTTCGAACCCCACGGTCGAGCCACAGCACGGCCCGAAACAGCCGGTCGACCTCGGCTGA
- a CDS encoding FAD-dependent oxidoreductase: MTEHTSVLVVGGGATGTGVARDLALRGVDVTLVDRGGLGSGTTGRSHGLLHSGARYADTSPEDARECVRENETLRAVAGACIRDTGGFFVQFADDDPDYFDEKVSACEDAGVPVSVADGETAREREPTLAADAERVAAVPDGVVYPSRLVAATAADAREHGATVRTHTPVDSLTTDGDRVTGARLADGTALEADHAVNAAGAWAGDLAATAGVDVDMHPAKGAMVTVDAPGVDTVLNRCRPASDGDIVVPHADTAVLGTTSVDIDSPDDATATPVEVETVVDECSALLPGAADARVVRTYSGVRPLYSPSDYGEDARGISRGFYVLDHADRDGVAGLTTVVGGKLTTYRLMAEATADLVAERLGVDAPCQTDDQPLVAHDDPERLDGLVAEFDADHPADADLR, encoded by the coding sequence GTGACGGAACACACCAGCGTTCTGGTGGTCGGTGGCGGCGCGACCGGTACCGGCGTCGCCCGCGACCTCGCGCTCCGGGGCGTCGACGTGACACTCGTGGACCGCGGCGGCCTCGGAAGCGGCACGACCGGGCGCTCGCACGGCCTCCTGCACAGCGGCGCGCGCTACGCCGACACCAGCCCCGAGGACGCCCGAGAGTGCGTCCGGGAGAACGAGACTCTCCGTGCGGTCGCGGGCGCGTGCATCCGCGACACCGGCGGTTTCTTCGTCCAGTTCGCCGACGACGACCCCGACTACTTCGACGAGAAAGTGTCCGCCTGCGAGGACGCCGGCGTCCCCGTCTCCGTCGCCGACGGGGAGACCGCTCGCGAGCGAGAGCCGACACTCGCTGCGGACGCCGAGCGCGTCGCCGCCGTCCCGGACGGCGTCGTCTACCCGTCCCGACTCGTCGCCGCGACTGCGGCCGACGCCCGCGAACACGGCGCGACCGTCCGGACCCACACGCCGGTCGACTCGCTGACGACCGACGGCGACCGCGTGACCGGTGCGCGTCTCGCCGACGGCACGGCTCTCGAAGCCGACCACGCCGTGAACGCCGCGGGCGCGTGGGCCGGCGATCTCGCCGCGACCGCCGGCGTCGACGTCGACATGCATCCCGCCAAGGGCGCGATGGTCACGGTCGACGCCCCCGGCGTCGACACCGTCCTGAACAGGTGTCGGCCCGCGAGCGACGGCGACATCGTCGTCCCCCACGCCGATACGGCCGTCCTCGGGACGACGAGCGTCGATATCGACAGCCCGGACGACGCGACCGCCACGCCCGTGGAGGTCGAGACGGTCGTCGACGAGTGCAGCGCACTCCTCCCCGGCGCTGCCGACGCCCGAGTGGTGCGCACGTACTCGGGCGTCCGACCGCTGTACAGTCCGAGCGACTACGGCGAGGACGCCCGCGGCATCTCCCGGGGGTTCTACGTGCTCGACCACGCCGACCGCGACGGCGTCGCCGGCCTCACCACGGTCGTCGGCGGGAAGCTCACGACTTACCGGCTGATGGCCGAAGCGACTGCCGACCTGGTCGCCGAGCGCCTCGGCGTCGACGCGCCCTGTCAGACCGATGACCAGCCACTCGTCGCCCACGACGACCCCGAACGCCTCGACGGACTCGTCGCCGAGTTCGACGCAGACCATCCGGCGGACGCCGACCTCCGCTGA
- a CDS encoding helix-turn-helix transcriptional regulator → MSAEVTEADLSEDERRALELVREELGIHQSEFWKALDVSSRKGSRIASKLEEKGFVEREETVHGGNTTYYITPVVDERDLDFMLLMAGEMLSPFVGEEEVDPQGDAFSQWIMNLAYEDMPSPEPEPEPEQ, encoded by the coding sequence ATGAGCGCCGAAGTCACGGAGGCCGACCTCTCCGAGGACGAACGCCGCGCCCTGGAACTCGTCCGCGAGGAACTCGGCATCCACCAGAGCGAGTTCTGGAAGGCCCTCGACGTCTCCTCCCGGAAGGGCAGCCGCATCGCCTCCAAGCTGGAGGAGAAGGGGTTCGTGGAACGCGAGGAGACCGTCCACGGCGGGAACACGACGTACTACATCACGCCGGTCGTCGACGAGCGCGACCTCGACTTCATGCTGCTGATGGCCGGCGAGATGCTGTCGCCGTTCGTCGGCGAGGAAGAGGTCGACCCGCAGGGCGACGCCTTCTCGCAGTGGATTATGAACCTCGCGTACGAGGACATGCCGAGTCCCGAACCCGAGCCCGAGCCCGAGCAGTAA